The bacterium sequence GGAGATCGGGACAAGCACCTTCAACTATTTCGAGGTTTTCTTCACAGTTGCGATCCTTTACCTCATCCTGACCTTCAGCCTGTCCATGATCGTCCAGTATCTGGAGAGGAGGTTTGCGGCCAGTGATTGATGTCAGCAATGTTTACAAAACTTTCTATTCAAGACACAAGGTTGCAGCGCTGGTCGATGTCTCCCTGCAGGTGGATAAGGGCGAGGTCGTGGTTATATGCGGCCCCTCGGGGTCCGGTAAAAGCACCCTCCTGCGATGTCTCAACCACCTGGAGACGATCGACAAGGGCAATATCATCATTGACGGGATCCATCTTACCGACTCACGCACCAACATCAACAATGTCCGTGCCGAGGTGGGGATGGTGTTCCAGAGTTTCAACCTTTTCCCGCACATGACAGTGCTGGAAAACGTCAGTATCGCCCAGATAAAGGTGCGCAGGAGGTCACGACAGGAAGCGGAAAAACTCGCTATGGAGTTGCTCAAAAAGGTTGGGATCCCGGAAAAAGCGAAATCATATCCTTCGCAACTGTCCGGAGGGCAACAGCAGAGAGTGGCCATCGCAAGAGCCCTTGCCATGCAGCCAAAGATCATGCTGTTTGATGAACCCACCTCAGCCCTCGACCCCGAGATGATCGGGGAAGTGCTTGACGTCATGAAGACCCTGGCCCGGGAAGGGATGACCATGTGCTGTGTCACCCACGAGATGGGGTTTGCCCGTGAGGTGGCTGACAGGATCGTTTTCATGGATGAGGGGGGCATTGTTGAAATCGGGACGCCGGATGAGCTGTTTAATGATCCCAAGGAGGATCGAACTAAGGCGTTCCTGGCGCAAATACTGTAAGGAAAGAAGGATGAATAGTGAAGGATGGAGGATGAAAAAATACACACATCAATTCGTCCCCTTTATTTTTCATCCCCTCCCTCCTTCCTTGTTTTTGGAGGTTCACTATGCAAAAACGATCTATAAAACCTTCCACCTTCCTCGCCCCGGTTCCCGTGGCCCTTGTCACCTGCCAGGACAAAGGCGGGCGGCCCAACATAATCACCATTGCGTGGACCGGAGTGGTCTGTTCAGACCCGCCCATGGTCAGCATAAGCCTCAGGCCCTCCCGATACTCATACGGCATCATAAAGGAAACCGGAGAGTTTGTTGTGAATATACCCACCGTTGATATTATTCTGAAGGCTGATCACTGCGGAATAACTTCGGGTAAGGATTCGGACAAGTTCGCGGATACCGGATTGACGCCAGTGAGCGCCGAAAAGGTCACACCACCTCTTATAGGGGAATGTTGCGTGTCCATGGAGTGCAGGTTAACGGAGATCGTACCCCTGGGAATTCACGACATGTTCCTGGGAGAGATCATTGCGACACACGTTGCCGAGGAGGCCTTCGACGCTGACGGAAATATCCGGATGGAAATCATCAACCCTCTAGGTTACAGCCCCATAGATCGCACCTATAGGGCTATGGGAGACGCACTGGGGGGGTACGGGTTTTCCAGGAAAGGATAAGTCGTTGATACAAAACCTGAAGGAGGAATAGGGAAGGAGGGAGGAGGAATAATACGTTTTCCTTCGAACTCCGCACTGTACTTTCGTCCCCAGCCCTGCTCTTCCGCCCTACGCCCTCAGCACTCCGTACTGCATTTTCGCCCACTCGGGAACGTCCTCCATTCCCTTCTTCGCCTGGCTGTTGAAACTCCGGTATTCCGGTTCCAGGGAACTCACCATATTCCAGAACCCACGGGAGTGGTTCAGGTGGACCGTGTGGCACAGCTCATGGTTCAGGATGTATCTGACCACCTCAGGCCTGAGGAAAAGAAGCCGATAGTTGAGGTTGATATTACCCCTGGAGGAGCAGCTTGCCCAGCGCGTCTTCTGTCCCCGCACGGAAACAGTTCCAAAGGGCAAACCT is a genomic window containing:
- a CDS encoding flavin reductase family protein → MQKRSIKPSTFLAPVPVALVTCQDKGGRPNIITIAWTGVVCSDPPMVSISLRPSRYSYGIIKETGEFVVNIPTVDIILKADHCGITSGKDSDKFADTGLTPVSAEKVTPPLIGECCVSMECRLTEIVPLGIHDMFLGEIIATHVAEEAFDADGNIRMEIINPLGYSPIDRTYRAMGDALGGYGFSRKG
- a CDS encoding amino acid ABC transporter ATP-binding protein → MIDVSNVYKTFYSRHKVAALVDVSLQVDKGEVVVICGPSGSGKSTLLRCLNHLETIDKGNIIIDGIHLTDSRTNINNVRAEVGMVFQSFNLFPHMTVLENVSIAQIKVRRRSRQEAEKLAMELLKKVGIPEKAKSYPSQLSGGQQQRVAIARALAMQPKIMLFDEPTSALDPEMIGEVLDVMKTLAREGMTMCCVTHEMGFAREVADRIVFMDEGGIVEIGTPDELFNDPKEDRTKAFLAQIL
- a CDS encoding M48 family metallopeptidase, translating into MKSILRHLRDLISAPSPVHLPDEIYLPALGQEWTVRYRKTGSRSVQARSNGSGVLIVSGKIEKKREVILGLRRWLVRQTRASLVPWLEELSAQSGLPFGTVSVRGQKTRWASCSSRGNINLNYRLLFLRPEVVRYILNHELCHTVHLNHSRGFWNMVSSLEPEYRSFNSQAKKGMEDVPEWAKMQYGVLRA